One Brevibacillus choshinensis genomic window carries:
- a CDS encoding MFS transporter — MHHKTKTGFPAILHNLRQSGKNRVHPNEKVHKRGHGQLDAQAKLLLFVNLLFITAGALSGTFVNVYLWKVKSQFAPIAWFTFATYLASALTFWLAGAWVKRFNKMNVLRAGMAVSALFYLLVLMLGTKVVAYSALLGLVQGMANGFFWLSFNVVYFEITERDNRDRFNGWAGLLASGGGMLAPWISGYLISRMTDVRGYTLIFTISLVLFVVGVVISFFLKKRQSQGDYAWSFAIHSLREDTNWRWAFGALAGQGLREGVFGFVIGLLVYIATKSEMTLGNYWLITSAVGLGSYYIVGKWLKPHYRKWGMFCGALVMSAVVSLFFWKVSYVTLLIFGVAVSLAYPLFSVPIISTVFDLIGTNEESAKNRVEYVVLREFGLDAGRLTGILIFLVVTSFSTSPSTLNWLILLIGTGPLIAWFCMKRLFSRVSPPPASEKN; from the coding sequence ATGCACCACAAGACGAAGACCGGCTTCCCCGCCATTCTCCACAATCTGCGCCAATCGGGAAAGAATCGGGTTCATCCGAATGAAAAAGTGCACAAACGCGGACACGGCCAGCTCGATGCCCAAGCCAAGCTGCTGCTGTTCGTCAACCTGTTATTCATCACCGCAGGCGCCTTATCCGGCACCTTCGTGAACGTCTACTTGTGGAAAGTGAAAAGCCAGTTCGCCCCGATCGCTTGGTTTACTTTTGCCACGTATCTCGCCAGTGCGCTTACCTTTTGGCTTGCTGGCGCCTGGGTCAAGCGTTTCAACAAAATGAACGTCTTGCGGGCAGGCATGGCGGTTTCAGCCCTTTTCTACCTGCTGGTGCTGATGCTGGGAACCAAAGTCGTTGCGTATTCCGCTCTGCTGGGGCTGGTACAAGGGATGGCGAACGGTTTTTTCTGGCTTTCCTTTAACGTCGTGTACTTTGAAATCACGGAGCGGGACAATCGGGATCGGTTCAATGGCTGGGCTGGATTGCTCGCTTCCGGTGGCGGAATGCTGGCTCCCTGGATATCTGGCTATCTCATTTCCCGCATGACAGATGTCAGAGGGTATACTTTGATCTTTACGATTTCTCTCGTCTTGTTTGTCGTGGGTGTCGTCATCAGCTTTTTTCTGAAAAAGCGTCAGTCACAGGGCGATTACGCCTGGTCTTTTGCCATCCATAGCTTGCGTGAAGATACGAACTGGCGCTGGGCGTTTGGGGCTTTGGCAGGTCAGGGCCTGCGAGAAGGCGTCTTCGGTTTTGTCATTGGTCTTCTGGTCTATATCGCAACAAAAAGCGAGATGACCTTGGGCAATTACTGGCTGATCACGTCCGCCGTCGGCCTCGGCAGCTATTACATCGTAGGAAAATGGTTAAAGCCGCACTACCGCAAATGGGGCATGTTTTGCGGAGCCTTGGTTATGAGCGCTGTCGTCTCCCTCTTTTTCTGGAAAGTCAGCTATGTGACCTTGCTCATTTTCGGCGTGGCTGTCAGTCTGGCCTATCCCTTATTCTCCGTTCCCATTATTTCTACGGTGTTCGATCTGATTGGAACCAATGAAGAGAGTGCGAAGAATCGAGTGGAGTATGTCGTGCTGAGGGAATTTGGGCTGGACGCCGGGCGCCTGACAGGGATTCTCATTTTCCTCGTGGTGACATCCTTCAGCACCTCTCCCTCCACTTTAAACTGGCTGATTCTCTTGATTGGCACGGGGCCATTGATTGCTTGGTTTTGCATGAAGAGACTGTTCTCGCGAGTCAGTCCTCCCCCTGCGAGTGAGAAGAATTAA
- a CDS encoding amidohydrolase, translated as MSTVIFTNGRIYTGDPRHLFVQAMVVKDGLVHDLGTDADMTLQWGRGDATIIDLGGCTATPGLIDSHLHLGWLGLTFLQLDLSKATSKDEMLFLIKQKAEQTAPHQWIQGFGWDENLFVGGGGIPTLEELDQVAPHCPILLSRICGHANLVNSKALEQSHYHPDMEVPAGGVIVHDPVTGKPTGMLLETASNLITPHIQKPSYDSLKQALRSSIRYAMEHGLTGAHTEDCRELQGLGQTYRLYDELINGEELALRCNLLVYYPSMHELRDLKMYAGYGNSHVNIGAVKIFADGALGRRTAYLSAPYADDPSTSGYPVHEQEALTELVRQARELQMPIAVHTIGDKALEMVLDSLDQFAPVAYRDRLIHTQILRPDLLERLKHPNRIADIQPRFLAGDFPWVIDRVGEDRIQHSYIWKTMLERGIICAAGSDTPVEPINPLLGIHAAVTRKAPGEMHDGYLPNEKLTMQEAIHLFTLGSATVTNEEQMKGTLSRGKFADMTVYSHDLFSMDPDELLSTKVVMTVIGGKVCYSR; from the coding sequence ATGAGTACCGTAATTTTTACCAATGGACGTATCTATACAGGAGATCCCCGGCACTTATTCGTACAAGCGATGGTCGTCAAGGATGGACTGGTCCACGACCTGGGGACAGATGCGGATATGACTTTGCAATGGGGCAGAGGAGATGCGACAATCATCGATCTTGGGGGCTGCACAGCAACGCCAGGCCTGATCGACAGCCATCTTCATTTGGGCTGGCTGGGATTGACCTTTCTCCAATTGGATTTGAGCAAGGCGACTTCCAAAGACGAAATGCTTTTCTTGATTAAACAAAAGGCCGAACAGACAGCTCCTCATCAATGGATTCAAGGCTTTGGCTGGGACGAGAACCTGTTTGTCGGCGGGGGCGGCATACCTACCCTGGAGGAGTTGGACCAGGTTGCGCCTCATTGCCCGATCCTTTTGTCCCGCATATGCGGCCATGCCAATCTCGTGAACAGCAAGGCATTGGAACAAAGCCACTATCATCCGGATATGGAGGTTCCGGCAGGAGGAGTGATCGTACATGATCCTGTCACGGGAAAACCAACCGGTATGCTGCTCGAAACGGCTTCCAATCTGATTACGCCGCACATTCAGAAGCCCAGCTATGATTCGTTGAAGCAAGCGCTGCGCAGCTCTATCCGCTATGCGATGGAGCACGGCCTGACTGGGGCGCATACCGAGGACTGCCGGGAACTGCAAGGGCTGGGTCAAACCTATCGACTCTATGACGAGCTGATCAATGGAGAAGAACTGGCGCTTCGCTGCAACCTGCTGGTGTATTACCCGAGCATGCACGAGCTTCGCGACCTGAAGATGTATGCAGGCTACGGGAACAGTCATGTGAATATTGGTGCAGTGAAAATCTTTGCAGACGGCGCGTTGGGCCGTCGAACGGCATATCTGTCTGCACCGTACGCGGATGATCCTTCGACGAGCGGTTATCCCGTTCACGAACAGGAGGCGTTGACGGAGCTCGTTCGCCAGGCGCGAGAGCTGCAAATGCCAATCGCCGTACACACCATCGGAGACAAGGCGCTGGAGATGGTTCTGGACAGTCTGGACCAGTTTGCACCTGTGGCGTATCGAGATCGTTTGATTCATACGCAAATCCTTCGGCCGGATCTGCTGGAGCGTTTGAAGCATCCGAACCGTATCGCGGATATCCAGCCACGATTTTTGGCTGGCGATTTCCCTTGGGTGATCGACCGCGTCGGAGAGGATCGCATCCAACACTCGTATATCTGGAAAACGATGCTGGAGCGGGGGATCATTTGCGCAGCAGGATCGGATACGCCCGTGGAGCCCATCAATCCATTGCTGGGGATTCATGCTGCGGTTACCCGAAAAGCACCGGGCGAAATGCACGATGGCTATCTCCCGAATGAAAAGCTGACCATGCAGGAAGCCATTCACCTGTTCACGCTGGGAAGTGCCACGGTCACCAATGAAGAACAGATGAAAGGAACCTTGTCGCGTGGAAAATTTGCCGATATGACGGTGTATTCTCATGATCTATTCTCGATGGATCCGGATGAGCTGCTGTCGACCAAGGTCGTGATGACCGTCATCGGAGGAAAGGTCTGCTATTCGAGATAG